A single region of the Deltaproteobacteria bacterium genome encodes:
- a CDS encoding NUDIX hydrolase: MLNRAIQLAYLAGFNVLRATWRFRLPSQRGALVALWCGGEVLVVRHGYQRVWTLPGGGIHPGEAAMAAASRELREEVGVSLPASALQAALVSERLWNHRWDRVHIFAARVLHKPEVRIDAREIVEARWLTPAGLEGMSVPPQVRDYLERSPRGPGGDLHPHFGA, translated from the coding sequence GTGCTCAACCGCGCCATCCAGCTCGCCTACCTCGCCGGCTTCAACGTGCTCCGCGCGACCTGGCGCTTCCGGTTGCCCTCGCAGCGCGGGGCGCTCGTGGCGCTCTGGTGCGGCGGCGAGGTGCTGGTGGTTCGCCACGGCTACCAGCGCGTGTGGACGCTCCCCGGCGGCGGAATCCACCCCGGCGAAGCGGCGATGGCCGCGGCGTCGCGCGAGCTGCGCGAGGAGGTCGGCGTCTCGCTGCCCGCGTCGGCGCTGCAGGCGGCGCTGGTGAGCGAGCGGCTCTGGAACCACCGCTGGGACCGGGTGCACATCTTCGCGGCGCGCGTGCTCCACAAGCCCGAGGTGCGCATCGACGCCCGGGAGATCGTGGAGGCGCGCTGGCTCACGCCCGCGGGCCTGGAGGGGATGTCGGTGCCGCCGCAGGTGCGCGACTACCTCGAACGCAGTCCGCGTGGTCCGGGAGGTGATCTCCACCCGCATTTCGGAGCATGA